A genomic stretch from Lathyrus oleraceus cultivar Zhongwan6 chromosome 2, CAAS_Psat_ZW6_1.0, whole genome shotgun sequence includes:
- the LOC127121795 gene encoding uncharacterized protein LOC127121795 produces the protein MIACNSETYNVPKEGRKVVFAIINDAWRRYKCFLKRNHFSKYKSLREQLKNRPREVPEEDFRKLLDYWRDKKTQEVSHQNAENIAQLKWRHRVGNKAFAVIREKMRESNEDKEPPTQAEMFIATRQSRKGKELDQETNHAIIKLQDLIENHGQPSSEAFESVFGKQKPGRMCCHGRTTTPTLLKRNEEIAKLKKEHADEIRQFNDKIQEIEEKRLQDKEEMERKMQLLLKTILNQNTSKLNIEALAALISAPATDANSVLCSSASTHAPTNDQIMNDNINEDFQSFDDEET, from the exons GAAACATACAATGTTCCAAAGGAAGGAAGGAAGGTTGTATTTGCTATTATAAATGATGCTTGGAGACGATACAAATGTTTTCTTAAAAGGAATCATTTTAGTAAGTATAAAAGCTTGCGCGAGCAGCTAAAAAATCGTCCACGAGAGGTACCAGAAGAAGATTTTAGAAAGTTATTGGATTATTGGAGAGATAAAAAAACTCAA GAAGTCAGTCATCAAAATGCCGAAAATATAGCTCAACTAAAATGGAGACATCGAGTGGGGAATAAAGCCTTTGCTGTTATAAGAGAAAAAATG CGCGAAAGTAATGAAGATAAAGAACCTCCAACGCAGGCTGAAATGTTCATTGCTACTCGACAAAGTAGAAAAGGAAAGGAGTTGGATCAAGAAACTAACCATGCAATA ATAAAGCTTCAAGACTTGATTGAAAATCATGGACAACCTTCTTCAGAAGCTTTTGAAAGTGTATTTGGAAAACAAAAACCTGGAAGAATGTGTTGCCATGGAAGAACCACAACACCGACTCTCttgaaaagaaatgaagaaattGCCAAACTAAAAAAAGAGCATGCGGATGAGATTAGACAATTTAATGATAAGATACAAGAAATTGAGGAGAAACGTCTTCAAGATAAGGAAGAAATGGAAAGAAAAATGCAACTGCTTCTTAAGACCATTTTGAATCAAAACACCTCAAAGTTGAATATAGAGGCTCTCGCAGCTCTGATATCAGCTCCTGCAACCGATGCTAACAGTGTCTTATGTTCTTCTGCATCAACACATGCTCCAACTAATGATCAA ATCATGAATGATAATATCAATGAAGATTTCCAGTCATTCGATGATGAAGAGACGTAG